One Delphinus delphis chromosome 16, mDelDel1.2, whole genome shotgun sequence genomic window carries:
- the RGR gene encoding RPE-retinal G protein-coupled receptor → MAESGTLPTGFGELEVLAVGTVLLVEALSGLSLNSLTILCFCKNPELRTPSHLLVLSLALSDSGISLNALMAATSSLLRRWPYGSEGCQVHGFQGFATVLASICSSAAIAWGRYHHYCTRSRLDWNTAVSLVFFVWLSSAFWATLPLLGWGHYDREPLGTCCTLDYSRRDRNFTSFLFTMAFFNFLLPLFITVISYRLMEQKLRKTGRPPVNTVLPARTLLFGWGPYALLYLYAAVADVTSISPKLQMVPALIAKAVPTVNAINYALGSEMVHRGIWQCLSPQKRERDREQ, encoded by the exons atggCAGAGTCCGGGACCCTGCCCACCGGCTTCGGCGAGCTGGAGGTCCTGGCAGTGGGAACGGTGCTGCTGGTGGAAG CTCTCTCCGGCCTCAGCCTCAATAGCCTGACCATCCTCTGTTTCTGCAAGAACCCGGAGCTGCGGACTCCCAGCCACCTGCTGGTGCTGAGCTTGGCGCTGTCGGACAGTGGGATTAGCCTGAATGCCCTCATGGCAGCCACGTCCAGCCTCCTCCG GCGCTGGCCCTATGGCTCAGAAGGATGCCAGGTTCACGGCTTCCAGGGCTTTGCAACCGTGTTGGCCAGCATCTGCAGCAGTGCAGCCATCGCCTGGGGGCGCTATCACCACTACTGCACCC GCAGCCGACTGGATTGGAACACGGCCGTCTCCTTGGTTTTCTTTGTGTGGCTGTCTTCTGCCTTCTGGGCAACACTGCCCCTCCTGGGCTGGGGACACTATGACCGTGAGCCGCTGGGGACATGCTGCACCCTGGACTATTCCAGGAGGGACAG AAACTTCACCAGCTTCCTCTTCACCATGGCCTTTTTCAActtcctcctgcccctcttcATCACAGTCATATCCTATCGGCTCATGGAGCAGAAACTCAGGAAGACTGGCCGTCCTCCG GTGAACACCGTTCTGCCAGCCAGGACGCTGCTGTTCGGCTGGGGCCCCTACGCTCTCCTATATCTGTACGCAGCCGTTGCGGATGTGACCTCCATCTCCCCCAAGCTGCAAATG GTGCCCGCTCTCATTGCCAAGGCTGTGCCCACGGTCAACGCCATCAACTATGCTCTGGGCAGTGAGATGGTGCACAGGGGAATCTGGCAGTGCCTCTCGCCGCAGAAAAGAGAGCGGGACCGAGAGCAGTGA